The Setaria italica strain Yugu1 chromosome IX, Setaria_italica_v2.0, whole genome shotgun sequence genome has a window encoding:
- the LOC101762444 gene encoding sugar transporter ERD6-like 16 yields the protein MGIVRVAEDVEAGVVGAGGGGAGGEVTEPLLRLCGKEEDAEPKIRADEAEASECGSEGRQAGGGGSLRMVLVSTAVAVCGSFEFGTCVGYSAPTQSGIIDEVGLSISEFAIFGSILTIGAMIGAVTSGRLADFLGRKMTMRISATICMFGWLSIHLAKSAIMLYFGRTLLGFSTGVLSYVVPVFIAEIAPKNLRGGLATSNQLLICSGSSATYIIGALVAWRNLVLVGLVPCVLLLGGLFFIPESPRWLANVGREKEFHISLQKLRGEDADISEEAIEIKEYIESLHSFPKARLQDLFLSKNIYAVIVGVGLMVFQQLGGINGVGFYASYIFSSAGFSGKLGTILIGIIQIPITLFGAILMDKSGRRVLLMVSTSGTFLGCFMTGISFYLKAQGLFPEWVPTLALSGILVYIGAYSIGMGPVPWVVMSEIFSIEMKAIGGSLVTLVSWLGSFAISYSFSFLMDWSSAGTFFMFAAASLITILFVAKLVPETKGRTLEEIQDSLNSRR from the exons ATGGGGATAGTGCGGGTCGCCGAGGATGTGGAGGCCGGGGTggtcggtgccggcggcggcggcgcgggcggcgaggtgacGGAGCCTCTTCTCCGGCTCTGCGGcaaggaggaggacgcggagcCCAAGATCCgggccgacgaggcggaggcgtcCGAGTGCGGGAGCGAGGGGCGGCAGGCGGGCGGAGGAGGGTCCCTGCGGATGGTCCTCGtctccaccgccgtcgccgtctgCGGCTCCTTCGAGTTCGGCACCTGC GTCGGCTATTCGGCACCCACGCAGTCAGGGATAATAGATGAAGTCGGGCTATCTATCTCCGAG TTTGCAATATTTGGATCTATATTGACAATCGGAGCTATGATTGGTGCTGTTACTAGTGGGCGCTTAGCAGATTTTCTTGGACGTAAAATG ACCATGCGGATATCAGCTACTATTTGCATGTTTGGTTGGCTTTCTATACATTTGGCTAAG AGTGCTATCATGCTCTATTTCGGCAGAACCTTGTTGGGATTTAGTACTGGAGTTCTTTCTTATGTG GTGCCTGTGTTCATAGCTGAAATAGCACCAAAGAATCTCCGAGGGGGCCTTGCAACTTCAAACCAG TTGTTGATCTGTTCTGGAAGCTCAGCTACCTACATAATAGGGGCCCTGGTTGCATGGCGCAATTTGGTACTAGTAG GATTAGTGCCTTGTGTCCTCCTACTAGGCGGGCTTTTCTTCATTCCGGAGTCTCCAAGATGGCTG GCTAATGTTGGAAGGGAAAAAGAATTTCACATCTCACTGCAAAAGCTGCGAGGAGAGGATGCTGACATATCTGAAGAGGCAATTGAGATTAAA GAGTATATTGAATCACTCCATAGCTTTCCGAAGGCCAGGCTTCAAGACTTGTTTCTCAGCAAAAATATATATGCAGTCATT GTGGGTGTTGGCTTGATGGTTTTTCAGCAACTGGGAGGGATTAATGGTGTCGGCTTCTATGCAAGCTATATCTTCAGTTCTGCTG GATTTTCTGGAAAACTTGGAACCATCTTGATTGGCATTATTCAG ATTCCAATTACATTGTTTGGGGCCATTCTCATGGATAAGAGTGGAAGAAGGGTTCTTCTGATG GTCTCCACATCTGGAACATTTTTGGGCTGCTTCATGACTGGAATATCCTTCTACCTAAAG GCACAAGGACTTTTCCCTGAATGGGTTCCCACATTGGCTCTTTCCGGCATACTG GTGTACATAGGGGCATACTCGATTGGAATGGGTCCTGTCCCTTGGGTTGTCATGTCTGAG ATATTCTCAATCGAAATGAAAGCAATTGGTGGAAGCTTGGTAACCCTTGTCAGCTGGTTGGGTTCCTTCGCGATTTCTTACTCGTTCAGCTTCCTCATGGACTGGAGCTCTGCAG GGACCTTCTTCATGTTCGCTGCAGCCAGCTTGATCACTATACTGTTCGTGGCGAAGCTTGTTCCTGAAACCAAAGGAAGAACACTTGAGGAGATCCAAGACTCTCTGAACTCTCGAAGATAA
- the LOC101762841 gene encoding sugar transporter ERD6-like 16 isoform X1, translated as MWRSPHMILPAPPRMAATLPSSAAASPLLLRRHAAASLSSRCRRRWQRPAATRRDAPGAPLAMRDARWLPPAAPTGCNGARGATRTAAAAGEAPHRGSEGQGSLWMVLFATAVVVCGSFEFGTCVGYSAPAQVGIVSDIGLSNSEYGVFASVLTIGAMLGALTSGRLADILGRKMTMRFAAVVGIFGWLTVYFAKDAMMLYAGRVLLGYCTGVLSYVVPVFISEIAPKDIRGGLATSNQLFICSGCSAAYIIGALLPWRSLVLVGLVPCAVLLVGLFFIPESPRWLANVGREKEFHASLQKFRGRDSDISEESAEIKGYIESIHRLPKAKIQDLFQSKNIYAVTVGVSLMIFQQLGGINALGFYTSYIFSSAGFSGKLGTTLIGIIQIPITLLGALLMDRSGRRALLLVSSSGTFLGCFLTGLSFYFKAQGLYSQLVPTLALCGILVYYAAYSVGMGPVPWVIMSEIFSIDMKAIAGGLVTLVSWIGSFVVSYSFNSLMDWNPAGTFFLFSAASLVTVLFVAKLVPETKGRTLEEIQALLKAST; from the exons atgTGGCGCTCGCCACACATGATACTCCCTGCTCCGCCACGTATGGCTGCAACGCTCCCTTCGTCCGCCGCAGCAtcgccgctgctcctccgccgccacgcaGCCGCTTCCCTATcctcccgctgccgccggcgttGGCAGCGCCCGGCTGCCACACGGCGAGAtgcacccggagctccgctggCGATGCGGGACGCGCGGTGGCTGCCGCCAGCAGCGCCTACCGGATGCAATGGCGCGCGCGGAGCCActcgtacggcggcggcggcgggggaggcgccgCACAGAGGAAGCGAGGGGCAGGGGTCGCTGTGGATGGTCTTGTTCGCCACCGCGGTGGTCGTGTGCGGCTCCTTCGAGTTCGGCACCTGT GTCGGGTATTCTGCACCTGCTCAAGTTGGGATTGTGAGCGACATTGGACTGTCGAACTCCGAG TATGGTGTCTTTGCATCTGTCTTGACGATTGGAGCAATGCTTGGTGCTCTGACTAGCGGCCGCCTGGCGGACATACTTGGACGAAAAATG ACCATGAGGTTTGCAGCAGTTGTAGGCATTTTTGGTTGGCTTACTGTATATTTTGCCAAG GATGCTATGATGCTCTATGCCGGAAGAGTTCTGCTGGGCTACTGTACCGGAGTTCTTTCCTATGTG GTGCCTGTCTTTATATCTGAAATAGCACCAAAGGATATCCGAGGGGGCCTTGCAACCTCAAACCAG TTGTTCATCTGTTCAGGGTGTTCAGCTGCTTACATTATTGGAGCACTTCTTCCATGGCGCTCTTTGGTTCTAGTAG GATTAGTACCTTGTGCTGTCTTACTTGTGGGGCTTTTCTTCATTCCAGAGTCTCCAAGGTGGCTG GCCAACgtagggagagagaaagagtttcATGCTTCATTACAGAAGTTTAGGGGAAGAGATTCAGACATTTCTGAAGAGTCTGCTGAGATCAAA GGTTATATAGAATCAATTCACAGATTACCTAAGGCAAAGATTCAAGATTTATTTCAGAGTAAAAATATTTATGCAGTCACG GTGGGTGTTAGCCTGATGATTTTTCAGCAACTGGGAGGAATAAATGCCTTAGGCTTCTATACAAGCTATATCTTTTCCTCTGCAG GGTTTTCTGGAAAACTTGGGACCACCTTGATTGGCATTATTCAG aTTCCAATCACACTGCTTGGGGCCCTTCTCATGGATAGGAGTGGAAGAAGAGCCCTTCTTTTG GTATCTTCATCTGGAACATTTCTTGGCTGCTTTCTGACTGGGTTATCATTCTATTTTAAG GCACAAGGACTGTACTCCCAGTTGGTTCCTACTTTGGCTCTTTGTGGAATATTG GTATATTACGCAGCATACTCAGTTGGAATGGGACCAGTTCCTTGGGTTATCATGTCTGAG ATATTCTCAATTGACATGAAAGCAATAGCCGGGGGCTTGGTAACCCTGGTCAGTTGGATTGGTTCCTTTGTGGTTTCTTACTCATTCAACTCCCTTATGGACTGGAATCCTGCAG GTACGTTCTTTTTGTTCTCTGCAGCGAGCTTGGTCACTGTGCTATTCGTGGCAAAGCTAGTACCAGAAACTAAAGGGAGAACACTGGAAGAGATCCAGGCGTTGCTCAAAGCCAGCACGTGA
- the LOC101762841 gene encoding sugar transporter ERD6-like 16 isoform X2 — MWRSPHMILPAPPRMAATLPSSAAASPLLLRRHAAASLSSRCRRRWQRPAATRRDAPGAPLAMRDARWLPPAAPTGCNGARGATRTAAAAGEAPHRGSEGQGSLWMVLFATAVVVCGSFEFGTCVGYSAPAQVGIVSDIGLSNSEYGVFASVLTIGAMLGALTSGRLADILGRKMTMRFAAVVGIFGWLTVYFAKDAMMLYAGRVLLGYCTGVLSYVVPVFISEIAPKDIRGGLATSNQLFICSGCSAAYIIGALLPWRSLVLVGLVPCAVLLVGLFFIPESPRWLANVGREKEFHASLQKFRGRDSDISEESAEIKGYIESIHRLPKAKIQDLFQSKNIYAVTVGVSLMIFQQLGGINALGFYTSYIFSSAGFSGKLGTTLIGIIQIPITLLGALLMDRSGRRALLLVSSSGTFLGCFLTGLSFYFKVYYAAYSVGMGPVPWVIMSEIFSIDMKAIAGGLVTLVSWIGSFVVSYSFNSLMDWNPAGTFFLFSAASLVTVLFVAKLVPETKGRTLEEIQALLKAST; from the exons atgTGGCGCTCGCCACACATGATACTCCCTGCTCCGCCACGTATGGCTGCAACGCTCCCTTCGTCCGCCGCAGCAtcgccgctgctcctccgccgccacgcaGCCGCTTCCCTATcctcccgctgccgccggcgttGGCAGCGCCCGGCTGCCACACGGCGAGAtgcacccggagctccgctggCGATGCGGGACGCGCGGTGGCTGCCGCCAGCAGCGCCTACCGGATGCAATGGCGCGCGCGGAGCCActcgtacggcggcggcggcgggggaggcgccgCACAGAGGAAGCGAGGGGCAGGGGTCGCTGTGGATGGTCTTGTTCGCCACCGCGGTGGTCGTGTGCGGCTCCTTCGAGTTCGGCACCTGT GTCGGGTATTCTGCACCTGCTCAAGTTGGGATTGTGAGCGACATTGGACTGTCGAACTCCGAG TATGGTGTCTTTGCATCTGTCTTGACGATTGGAGCAATGCTTGGTGCTCTGACTAGCGGCCGCCTGGCGGACATACTTGGACGAAAAATG ACCATGAGGTTTGCAGCAGTTGTAGGCATTTTTGGTTGGCTTACTGTATATTTTGCCAAG GATGCTATGATGCTCTATGCCGGAAGAGTTCTGCTGGGCTACTGTACCGGAGTTCTTTCCTATGTG GTGCCTGTCTTTATATCTGAAATAGCACCAAAGGATATCCGAGGGGGCCTTGCAACCTCAAACCAG TTGTTCATCTGTTCAGGGTGTTCAGCTGCTTACATTATTGGAGCACTTCTTCCATGGCGCTCTTTGGTTCTAGTAG GATTAGTACCTTGTGCTGTCTTACTTGTGGGGCTTTTCTTCATTCCAGAGTCTCCAAGGTGGCTG GCCAACgtagggagagagaaagagtttcATGCTTCATTACAGAAGTTTAGGGGAAGAGATTCAGACATTTCTGAAGAGTCTGCTGAGATCAAA GGTTATATAGAATCAATTCACAGATTACCTAAGGCAAAGATTCAAGATTTATTTCAGAGTAAAAATATTTATGCAGTCACG GTGGGTGTTAGCCTGATGATTTTTCAGCAACTGGGAGGAATAAATGCCTTAGGCTTCTATACAAGCTATATCTTTTCCTCTGCAG GGTTTTCTGGAAAACTTGGGACCACCTTGATTGGCATTATTCAG aTTCCAATCACACTGCTTGGGGCCCTTCTCATGGATAGGAGTGGAAGAAGAGCCCTTCTTTTG GTATCTTCATCTGGAACATTTCTTGGCTGCTTTCTGACTGGGTTATCATTCTATTTTAAG GTATATTACGCAGCATACTCAGTTGGAATGGGACCAGTTCCTTGGGTTATCATGTCTGAG ATATTCTCAATTGACATGAAAGCAATAGCCGGGGGCTTGGTAACCCTGGTCAGTTGGATTGGTTCCTTTGTGGTTTCTTACTCATTCAACTCCCTTATGGACTGGAATCCTGCAG GTACGTTCTTTTTGTTCTCTGCAGCGAGCTTGGTCACTGTGCTATTCGTGGCAAAGCTAGTACCAGAAACTAAAGGGAGAACACTGGAAGAGATCCAGGCGTTGCTCAAAGCCAGCACGTGA